From Neomonachus schauinslandi chromosome 12, ASM220157v2, whole genome shotgun sequence, the proteins below share one genomic window:
- the LOC110588941 gene encoding probable G-protein coupled receptor 141, producing MTHNISSCSPILTPHLTRLYFLVLIGGLAGIIAILFLLVNMNTRSVTTTAVVNLVVVHSVFLLTVPFRLTYLIKHTWMFGLRFCKFVSAMLHIHMYLTFLFYVVILVIRYLIFFKHKDKVEFYRKLHAVAASAGMWLLVIVIVVPVVAAQYGTHQAYDEQHCFKFHKELDRVYVRAINYMIVTIVIATAMVLLVFQIFIIMSMVRKLRHSLLSHQEFWAQLKNLFFIGVILICFLPYHFFRIYYLYTVAHSHDCNDTVAFYNEIFLSVTAVSCFDLLLFVLGGSHCKQKITDLWNCLLCR from the coding sequence ATGACTCACAACATTTCTTCCTGCAGCCCTATACTGACACCCCATTTAACCAGGCTCTACTTCCTAGTGCTCATTGGAGGGCTGGCAGGCATCATCGCCATTCTGTTCCTGCTGGTGAACATGAACACCCGATCTGTAACTACCACAGCGGTTGTTAACCTGGTGGTGGTCCACAGTGTTTTTCTGCTGACAGTGCCTTTTCGCTTGACATATCTCATCAAGCACACCTGGATGTTTGGGTTGCGCTTCTGCAAATTTGTGAGTGCCATGCTACACATCCACATGTACCTCACATTCCTGTTCTACGTGGTGATCCTGGTCATTCGGTACCTTATCTTCTTCAAGCACAAGGACAAAGTGGAGTTTTACAGAAAGCTGCATGCTGTGGCTGCCAGTGCTGGCATGTGGCTGCTGGTGATTGTCATTGTGGTACCCGTGGTTGCTGCTCAGTATGGAACGCACCAGGCGTACGACGAGCAGCACTGTTTTAAATTCCACAAGGAGCTTGATCGTGTATACGTGCGAGCTATCAACTATATGATAGTTACTATTGTCATAGCCACGGCGATGGTTCTCTTGGTCTTCCAGATCTTCATCATTATGTCAATGGTGCGGAAGCTACGCCACTCCTTACTATCCCACCAGGAGTTCTGGGCCCAGCTGAAAAACCTATTTTTTATCGGAGTCATCCTGATTTGCTTCCTTCCCTACCATTTCTTTAGGATCTATTACTTGTACACGGTGGCACACTCACATGACTGTAACGACACTGTTGCCTTTTATAACGAAATCTTCTTGAGTGTAACAGCAGTTAGCTGCTTTGATTTGTTGCTCTTTGTTCTCGGAGGAAGCCATTGTAAGCAAAAGATAACTGACCTATGGAATTGCCTCTTGTGCCGTTAG